The DNA region TGCATGTGCTTGAACAATTGATCTATTCGAAGTAAAGCACCAATTCTCGTGATTGTTCTCACGTGGCATCTATATTCATCAAATTGATCGCAACATCTATCTTTGATTATTTGGGTTTTACAAATCTcgtcatttttaaaataattttagataactaaataattttttttatctatcaaaataaattttttatccaTTCAAGTTAGATTATAGCAAATGATGAGTCACACATGGTTTCCTAATAGGCTCAAACGTATATTTACCGAGCATAGTTTTTTTTCCCTTCGTTGAGTTCGTACGAGTCGAAAATTTGTGGAGTCtttgaataaatttatttaaacaactAATAAGTTTATTTATCTTATCAATTTATTCAGAGATTTTATAAGCTGTGAAATCccgttttaaaaatataacaataaaatgaataaaattaccTGTAATCTGTGgaagtaaaaataataaaaataacttaatcaaaattttttactaaataatcgacatcattatatatatattttaaaatattaataaattataagtgACATTCTTCCAAACAACTATCAAGTTTATAATTacgaaaaatatgaaaatttataattgagcagtgtttgaaaataaaaatgaaaaactaaaatttctTTAAGATacatcatttaataaatatataagttATTTCCATACTAaccttttaataaaataacaaaaatacttTTATTAGATAACACATATATCTCTTCATTTATTCGAACGAATATAAATGTTGTTTttggattttatgtttttgaattAGACAAAAATATTGAAGATTTAAGTGttcagattttatttatttatccaaaataatataatcacattttgaaaaatcataatCAACATAAAACTAGTTTTGAGAGTCCAATTAAATTAAGatgaaacataatcaaaatttgaggttaagaaatataaaaattaaaaacgaaaatatatgatttttttaatgatcGCGAACACTCATGTATCGATGATttcttttataatattataaaatactaaaaaaaaaaattccagcttaaaaaatacaaattttattatatgatattaaaattttattaataatgtGTCCGTCGAAccagaaaataatttaatttatgcgtataatttgtttttcaaaGGTACAATTTATTTGTTCTAGGTAATGGAGAGAActaatcataatttcaaaaaacaaTCATCAATATATCGAAATATCAGtcttatttggaaaaaaattgtgTGATTTATTTAGGTTGATTAATTCAGTTTTGCCCAGCATCTCAACactattttcttccaaatgcttAACCAAACAGCGTCTTACGTGGGTAAGGGGTTAGGCGCGTGGTGGGACATCCCGTGAAATTATGTTTGAGGGAGGTGGGATGGTTCCTGTATTGGCTGTTTCTTGCACAAATTTTGCATCTCCACGTGGCATTGCCGGTATCTTTCTGTGTCTGTCCGTACACGTGTCCAGATGGACTTTCCGTCACAGACCTGAAAATTTCTGgcaaattttattcaattattaccTTTTTTTATATTGCATTGGAGTTTTTTCATCACaatcaatatttattatatatatttgagtatttaaatatgtgtatcgaatattaatattaataatattgttttaattttataatcaaaattttaatttttgtatcagATCTAAAACAATTGAtacttaaatattatatattaacatAATTATTTCATTGTTTTGTATCAATTTGCATCACTGAAAATACATGTGAGTCAAAAGagtacaaaaatatatattttttaaataaaaagttgaaaaatatattatttcttacGAAAACTGAATACGAACTTTGATTTTGAGATTTAAAGCAAATTTATCCCTTAAATTTTTCGGGTTTAAAAAAACTTCACTCCCCATGTACGATTGTTCCAGAAATACCCTTGAGATGAAACCATCGCGGCGGACTATCCAAATAATTCAACGCCCACTCGACGCAGGAGATAATAACTCTTTAAGGAAATGGATATAAACCTTCGAAAGCTAAGAGGGGCGGGGCATAAACCCTAGCCGCTTCGTCAAATTATTTAGGTATTTTTCTTTCTCCTTTCCGCTCCGAGATTATGCCCTGTGTGTGGTGCTATTGGTTTTTTGCCTCTTAATTCTGTTCCAGTTACTGCTTAAGATCATTTTTGAGGTAGGATCAAATCCAAATGCTTCAGTTTTATGAAAAAAGGTTGGAATTGTCGATTGTTCACTTGATTTTAGGTTTTGATGCTTTGCGTTTACATGTCAATTTAATTTAGTGTTTCTTCTGCATCATCTTTACTGTGATAATCCGCCACTAAATTTGAAAAAGGCCCTGGTCGATATGATATTAATCGGAGTATAGTTTAAATTAATTGGATTGAACAGTTGACTGGTTATTTTAGCTACTTGCAGGATTGTCTTTCTTATACTAGTAATGAGTGTGTCAGGTGTTATCTAGCTCTTTGTAAATTTAATCCGCAAATTATCTATTGTTAAGTCGTTTGCTGGTGAATTTCTTTATTACAGATTTTCGCACAAATGGTACACTTCGACAAAGTTGGAACTCTGTTGAGACACAGCATGCTTTCCAGCACTGCATCAAATTACCAATCATCAATATTTAATGCTGTTCGCTGCATGTCGACGAAACTTTTTATCGGAGGTTTATTCTCTGAATCCCGTAGAATTTCTGACCCATGTATTTTGATCTgagatattaattttttttcccttcgaTAGGGCTTTCGTATGGTACCGATGATCAGTCTCTAAGAGATGCATTTTCCAGCTTTGGTGATGTAGTTGAAGGTGAGAAAATATTATGCAATGTCTATCattttagaatatttttgtAGCCAGCTGCAATTCATTGAATTCCTTCACTTGAAGCAGTGTCGGAGTATTTACTCAAATATGGCTTCAATACTTGACCATTTGGTTGACgttaaatcttttaataaaattgttcTTGTTAACTTTGAGTCGTATTAGATTTGTGTAGCCATTTTTATCGGATAAATTAAATTGTCTTTTTAGATACAACTATATTGTCTTTTGTGTCAGTTATCAATATGCATCAGCCACACTTTGCTTTTGTGTTTGTCACAAGTACATTTTTGAAGTTGTATTGGCTCTTCCAACTTAGACTCGGTTGTGGCTTTGATTCAACGTCATTGTTCTAGGTGTGTTAGCCGTCATAATTGTTCTAGGTGTGTTAGCCGTGTGTCTGTTGTTTTGGATGTAATTTATGTTAAAAACCTGAACTAGTCTGTGTTTGCTTTACTGCACTATGTTAACACATAAAACCTTGAATCCTTATTTTGTACAGCTAAAGTCATCACTGACAGAGACACTGGGAAATCAAGAGGGTTTGGATTTGTGAATTACTCGAGTGACGACTCTGCCAACTCAGCTCTGTCAGCCATGGATGGACAGGTGAGGTTTTGCGTCAATCCTCTGTTCCATGGTTGATTAGTGTTTGAACGATGAGTTATGCGCCAATATAAATGGAAAACATTGTACCTGTAATAAGAGATATGGGATCACCCATTTGATGCTTCATACCAAGGAAAATAAAGGAGGAAACTGTATTTCTATTGTCTTGGATATGCTTGTAAACAATGGCTAATCTTCtttattttctctcttttgCTTCAGCAACTGAACGGAAGGAACATCCGGGTGAGTCACGCCGAGGAACGAGCACCTCGCAGTAACTACAACAATTCTGGTGGTTATGGTGGTGGGTTTGGCAGTCGTGGAGCAGCTGATGATGGATATTAAGCCCACTTATATCTTGTTCTTTCGTCCATATGGGCATGACTAGTTTGAATTTATGAACTTGATTTGCATACCCTTTTTGAGCCCTGCTTTTGTTTGCTTACCCTTTTTGAGCCCATAAATGCTACGTCGGTTCATCATTTTTCTAAGGTTTGCTTCAATTGATTTCACTTGTTTTTAATGGGAATGACCGAGCTAATTGGTTGGCTACACTACATACACGAGATGAAATTAACGTAAGACCCATTATGCTGCGATGTCAGCGCCTGAGTAAAACATACGATATATGTCATTTGATATACGTCATTTGATATATTCGAATTATACCAAAATTCATGTGTCATTTGTATTGTTCCCTGGCTTGACATTATTAATAAATCGAAATCTTGCATTTACAATAATCTATCGATTGAAAATCGGACATTTGCAACTCGTGTCTACGTTATACAATGGGTGGTTACGCGATGGTGATCAGAGCATCGGATGCCAAAGCCTAAAAATGCAATAGTTTTATTTTTCATCTGTGCGATATATATAGTTTATGGCAAACATACATGGCCGTGGGGCAGTATACAACTCTTACAAGCAGAAGGCAATTTCAAGCGAAAATATAGCAAGAATATACGACGAAACAACAGGCAAATTAAATGTAACTTGAAAGTATAAACTTCATCACTCGATCAAATTATTCAAAGAAGCTAAAAGCAACAAATTTTACTTATTCGTGATTGATTTAGCCTTGGTACTTCATCTCAGACATCTTGAAGCCTGGCATGTCAAACGAAGTAGAAAATTTTTCAACATCTGCCTTCAGCTCATCAATGTCTTTGTTATTCACAAGACCCTTGTTGAAGTCCTTCAATAATTTACCATGTTCCTTCTGGATCTTCAAGGTAAGAGAGACTGCCCTGTGAAGGAATTCACCTATCTGTTCAAAGTCTTTCTCGACTAACCCTCTTGATGTCATGGCCGGAGTACCTGTATCAAAAACAATCATTTAATCCTCATTCATCTTGTACAAGTGTGCAAGAACCAAGAGAGGGATGGTTACCAATGCGAACCCCTCCTGGGGCCAAGGCACTGCTGTCACCAAACACTGCATTCTTGTTAACAGTAATGTTGCAGAGATCACAGAGTTTTTCAACCTTATTTCCTGAAAATACCACAACAGATGAATATCAATTGAAATCAATGttaggtaagattttatttaatgtgatgggacccacattaaataaaataataataaaatcttttcacacatcgattgattttaaaaattggacgagggaattagttataaatagagctcaattccttcggttattgtatcccaaaatcaaaagctttttagctttgataaatagagagtgcatagaaaaaaagagtgtattttttttttgagtgcgggaattcttttgtgtgagttagagaaattattttctcggtatactcgggttgggagtgtgagaaatattgagtgtattggtgtatacacttgttgtaatatttcttccggttataaaagttgcagtgctccgtggacgtagcctatattgggtgaaccacgtaaatctttgtgttcttgttggttattttattccgcaagtttttgggtactattatcatcgtggtcggcatcgtttcgggggtgtaattccccaacaactggtatcagagccttgttgtgaaaattcttaagaattctgagtatgctctgtggttgcagctttgtctgatcttccacatcagaaaagattttagactttttgctaaggctagagaagtgatggccggagatgatggatcgggaccgagtatcaacaagttcgacggtacagattttacgttctggcgactacaaattattgattatttgtatagcaagaagttgcatcaacctctatctggaaagaagccggaaaagatggaggatgatgactggaagcttcttgatcgacaagtgttaggtgtaatacgattgaccctaacgaagaacgtggcacataacgtggcggaggcaaaaacaacagaggagatgatgtccattttgtctgacatgtacgaaaagccatcggcaaataataaagtacatctcattaagaagttatttaacttgaagatgagagaagatgcatcggtggccaaacacatcaatgaattcaacacgattgtttcacagctgacatcggttgaaattaaatttgatgatgagattcgggcacttattcttttggcgtctttaccagacaattgggaaccgatgcgggcagcggttagtaactctgttggaaaaagaaagctacaattcaatgatgtcagagatcaaattcttgctgaagaagttcgcaggatggattctggtgaaggaacatcatcaagttctgctctaaatctcgagaatagaggaaggggcaggagtggcgaaaagagttttaaccaatgACATGGTAGATCCAAGTCGAGAAACGAAAAAGACAAAagcaattttgaaaagaatgtgaagtgctggagctgtagTGAGATTggtcaattgaaaaaaaattgcagatcaacaaagaacgatgttaatgttgttactgaggaggtacatgatgctctattactatccatggaaagcccggttgattcttgggttatggactcgggagcttcgtttcataccactggtgatcgcgatgtatttgataattacatcgctggcgattacggaaaagttttcctggctgatggaaaacccttggaaattgttggtatgggtgatatccggatgaagatgacatatggatctgtctggaaaatcaacaaagtaaggcatGTACCAGAGTTGAGACACAACCTGATTTCAGTGGGACAACTTGACGACGAAGGTCATaaggtgacctttggtgatggttcctggaaagtgaaaaagggagccatgattgttgctcgaggaaagaaaactggaatactttatatgacttccagtttgagaaataaattagcggctgtggatgctggagctaattcaagtctatggcatagtaGGCTTGGGGATACGAGTGAAAAGTGAATGAAGATGCTTGTTTCAAACGGAAAGCTATcggaattaaagatcgttgaaagcaagctgtgtgaagctgtattttttggaaagcagaaaaaggtgagcttttcaaaagaggttagagaaccgaaatcagcggatttggagctgacacatactgatatatgtggaccatctcctgtgacatcccttggagatcactcaagatattatggcactacttttgacgattcgagcaggaaattttgggtttattttgtgaaaaataaatcggATATTTGAGACCTTTAAACGGTGGGAGTTAGCCATGaaagatgtgatggattcactgtcatccaatcacatgTGGGAGGTGTCAGAACTTTCTGAAGGTAAAAAGAttttacatagcaagtgggagtaccggttagaacatgacggtagcaagcggtacaaagaaatacttgttgaaaaggaagtcattggttacactgatatttctctctggtggtaaagttaactactatcaggactgtacttggattgatggtaaTAGAAGATttacatttggagcagttggatgtaaagatTCCGTTTCTTCACagtgacctagatgaagaaatgaatcaatcatagggatttgaagtacgagggaaagagaaaatggtgtgcaaacttcagaagagcttgtatggtctcaaacaagcaagacagtggtacaagaagtttgatggtgtaatgaataatgatggttttctgaggtatcaggctgatcactgttgttatgtgaagcttgatggttattatatcatactactgatatatgtagatgatatgttgatagccggagcttgtctggaggagattgatacactcgagaaagagttatcaaatgaatttgctttgaaggatttggaTGCTGCAAAACAAATCTTTGGAATGAGGATCCTTAGAGATCTGGTTAATGGAGTCTTGAAGCTTGATAAGATTTCTAAAAGCAAGAATCCAGCTGCTATGCTCACGAAGGCTGTTATCATTGGAAAACTGAAATTGTGTTTGACTTTAGTTGGTCTTCTGGACTAAAAAAGAAGGTTtgagctgctgcactgatggtgtgaaaacatgattgaaatcaagtcttcaagtgggagaattgttaggtaagattttatttaatgtgatgggacccacattaaataaaataataataaaatcttttcccacatcgattgattttaaaaattggacgagggaattagttataaatagagctcaattccttcagttattgtatcccaaaatcaaaagctttttagctttgataaatagagagtgcatagaaaaaaagagtgtattttttttttgagtgcgggaattctcttgtgtgagttagagaaattattttctcggtatactcgggttgggagtgtgagaaatattgagtgtattggtgtatacacttgttgtaatatttcttccggttataaaagttgcagtgctccgtggacgtagcctatattgggtgaaccacgtaaatctttgcgttcttgttggttattttattccgcaagtttttgggtactattatcatcgtggtcgacatcgtttcgggggtgtaattccccaacaatcaacaCTAAAGAGCAATTTTAGGTATTATATAAACCAAAGAGATTCATATCCTCCATACCGGTCAATCCAAGAGGTCGAAGGTCCCACAAAACCAAGTGGTTCTCCGTCCCACCAGTTACGAGCTTGTACTCTTTGCTCATCAGGTAATTGCCAAGGGCAACAGCGTTGGCCCTGACTTGTTTAGCATAGACCTTGAATCCCGGGGACATTACCTGTTTCAGGGCCACAGCAAGAGCACCAATCTGGTGATTGTGAGGACCACCCTGAAGAGATGGGAACACAGCAAAGTTAACCTTGTCCTCAAAGTCGTAAACGGCACCCTCAGGTTGGCCTTTCTTGGCTGGCTTTGGACCTTTCCTGTAGAAGATCATCCCTGCCCTTGGGCCCCTCAGACTCTTATGAGTTGTAGTCGTAACCAAGTCGCAGTGCTCGAATGGATCTGCTGCTTCCTAAAACCATTAAtcacaaaataatttattcaactaATACAACTATCCGCAAAACTAGATCACATCCACATTCCCATTTAATTACACCAACATACTTACATACAGATCCCGTTCGAATCTATGATCCCACAAAAAAGACCACTCAATTATAAAAATCTGAAGATTACTAAATAAAGAGCAGCTGATATAAAATCAGAAGTGCTCAACAACGAATTACGAGAACGAATACCCAAAAACTAAACCAAACACATCAAGCCCATTTCTCTATGTAACATAAggacaaaatatatataaaaaaattaatctataTTCCAAGCTCGACATGGAAATAGAATAACAGGATAAAGCAAACAAATCAAACCCGTCCAAGAAAAGCTATCAATAATTAAATTGCTGAATATTCAGATCTAAGTGCCAAATCCCAGAATGCAAATATAGTAATGGCTAGTTGCAAACTGAACGTGCGAATGAGGTGATACCTCGTAGCA from Primulina huaijiensis isolate GDHJ02 unplaced genomic scaffold, ASM1229523v2 scaffold25443, whole genome shotgun sequence includes:
- the LOC140967496 gene encoding glycine-rich RNA-binding protein 2, mitochondrial-like, giving the protein MVHFDKVGTLLRHSMLSSTASNYQSSIFNAVRCMSTKLFIGGLSYGTDDQSLRDAFSSFGDVVEAKVITDRDTGKSRGFGFVNYSSDDSANSALSAMDGQQLNGRNIRVSHAEERAPRSNYNNSGGYGGGFGSRGAADDGY
- the LOC140967497 gene encoding serine hydroxymethyltransferase 4-like, coding for MDPVAEWGNSSLSTVDPEIHDLIEKEKRRQCSGIELIASENFTSFAVIEALGSPLTNKYSEGMPGNRYYGGNEYIDEIENLTRSRALQAYRLDPTKWGVNVQPYSGSPANFAAYTAVLNPHDRIMGLDLPSGGHLTHGYYTSGGKKISATSIYFESLPYKVDPKTGYIDYDRLDEKAMDFRPKLIICGGSAYPRDWDYKRLKEIADKCGALLLCDMAHISGLVAAQEAADPFEHCDLVTTTTHKSLRGPRAGMIFYRKGPKPAKKGQPEGAVYDFEDKVNFAVFPSLQGGPHNHQIGALAVALKQVMSPGFKVYAKQVRANAVALGNYLMSKEYKLVTGGTENHLVLWDLRPLGLTGNKVEKLCDLCNITVNKNAVFGDSSALAPGGVRIGTPAMTSRGLVEKDFEQIGEFLHRAVSLTLKIQKEHGKLLKDFNKGLVNNKDIDELKADVEKFSTSFDMPGFKMSEMKYQG